A single Dermacentor albipictus isolate Rhodes 1998 colony chromosome 3, USDA_Dalb.pri_finalv2, whole genome shotgun sequence DNA region contains:
- the LOC135896667 gene encoding alpha-crystallin A chain-like, with product MTTPRKRPRSLGEEGTCSPHDSKFIVNLDVRGYKREEISIKAVGDRVEVSAKHEEESEDGSNYVKREFTRRFTLPEGVKAETVTCALLSSGVLAIEAPKPEPPSKKPKTIPIAVESSV from the exons ATGACGAC CCCTCGCAAGCGCCCACGGAGCCTCGGTGAGGAAGGCACGTGTTCACCACACGACTCCAAGTTCATTGTGAACCTCGACGTTCGCGGCTACAAGCGTGAGGAAATCTCCATCAAGGCAGTCGGCGACCGCGTCGAGGTGAGCGCGAAGCACGAGGAAGAGAGCGAGGACGGTTCTAACTACGTGAAGCGCGAGTTCACTCGGCGGTTCACCCTCCCCGAAGGAGTGAAAGCCGAGACGGTCACCTGCGCCCTGTTATCGTCCGGCGTGCTGGCCATCGAAGCGCCCAAGCCGGAGCCTCCCAGCAAGAAGCCGAAGACGATTCCCATCGCTGTTGAGTCGTCGGTCTAG